In Mycobacterium sp. Aquia_216, a genomic segment contains:
- a CDS encoding Kelch repeat-containing protein: MLGNPQTEIFDGTSWKDAADLPAPREHLAAVSDGTYIYTLGGRLLSADQNSAAVERFDLATGTWAKLAGMPTPRGSYGATYIDGRILALGGEEPAAVLNVVEMYDITEGKWSTLPPMPTPRHAEVVATVGNTVYVIGGANRPTHEGPIATVEALDFM, from the coding sequence GTGCTCGGCAATCCGCAGACCGAGATCTTCGACGGCACTTCATGGAAGGACGCCGCCGACCTGCCCGCCCCTCGCGAACACCTTGCCGCGGTATCGGACGGCACCTACATCTACACGCTCGGCGGCAGATTGCTCTCCGCCGACCAGAATTCCGCCGCGGTTGAACGGTTCGACCTCGCGACGGGAACGTGGGCCAAGTTGGCGGGCATGCCGACACCGCGCGGCAGCTACGGCGCGACCTACATCGACGGCCGGATCCTGGCCCTCGGTGGCGAAGAGCCGGCGGCGGTGCTCAATGTCGTCGAGATGTACGACATCACCGAGGGGAAGTGGAGCACGCTGCCCCCGATGCCGACGCCGCGGCATGCGGAGGTGGTGGCCACGGTGGGCAACACGGTGTATGTCATCGGTGGCGCGAATCGGCCCACGCATGAGGGGCCGATCGCGACCGTCGAGGCTCTAGACTTCATGTAG
- a CDS encoding YybH family protein, whose product MTDFSHLPPADQQAIGKTLLTLLKAFDERNAEPLLEVYSDDADWVNAFGTVKRGRDDIVEYLRGLFGDENFNRGELAGPPETSFRVLTPEVVLVSAHLRVNGQGLVGGGTLDRDNFSLRALQRQHDGSWLIVSEMFQDANTEITYQH is encoded by the coding sequence GTGACCGACTTCTCCCACCTGCCGCCAGCGGATCAGCAAGCGATCGGCAAGACGCTGCTGACGTTGCTGAAGGCATTCGACGAGCGCAATGCCGAGCCCCTGCTCGAGGTGTACTCCGACGATGCCGACTGGGTCAACGCATTCGGAACGGTCAAGCGCGGGCGCGATGACATCGTGGAGTACCTGCGCGGCCTGTTCGGGGATGAGAACTTCAACCGGGGCGAGCTCGCCGGTCCGCCGGAGACCAGCTTCCGGGTGCTGACGCCCGAAGTGGTGCTCGTTTCCGCGCACCTGCGCGTCAACGGTCAGGGGCTGGTCGGAGGCGGAACGCTGGACCGCGACAACTTCTCGTTGCGTGCCCTGCAGCGCCAACACGACGGATCGTGGCTTATCGTCTCCGAGATGTTCCAGGACGCCAACACGGAGATCACCTACCAGCACTGA
- the hsaB gene encoding 3-hydroxy-9,10-secoandrosta-1,3,5(10)-triene-9,17-dione monooxygenase reductase subunit, giving the protein MTAAPIDPRTFRSVLGQFCTGITIITTVHDDVPIGFACQSFAALSLDPPLVLFCPTKVSRSWQAIEASGRFCVNMLTESQKPVSARFGSKEPDKFAGIDWHPSELGSPIIDGSLAHIDCTVASVHDGGDHFVVFGAVQSLSEAPKIKPRPLLFYRGEYTGIEPDKTTPAQWRDDLEAFLTTTTQDTWL; this is encoded by the coding sequence ATGACCGCCGCGCCGATTGACCCGCGCACGTTTCGCAGCGTGCTAGGTCAGTTCTGCACCGGGATCACGATCATCACCACCGTGCACGACGACGTCCCGATCGGATTCGCCTGCCAGTCGTTCGCGGCGCTGTCGCTGGACCCGCCGCTGGTGCTGTTCTGCCCGACCAAGGTGTCGCGGTCGTGGCAGGCCATCGAGGCCAGCGGCCGGTTCTGCGTGAACATGCTGACCGAGAGCCAGAAGCCCGTCTCGGCCCGGTTCGGCTCCAAAGAACCCGACAAGTTCGCCGGGATCGATTGGCACCCCTCAGAACTCGGGTCGCCGATCATCGACGGCTCGCTTGCCCACATCGACTGCACGGTGGCCTCCGTGCACGACGGCGGCGACCACTTCGTGGTGTTCGGGGCGGTCCAGTCGCTGTCCGAGGCACCGAAGATCAAGCCGCGGCCGCTGCTGTTCTATCGCGGCGAGTACACCGGGATAGAACCGGACAAGACGACGCCGGCCCAGTGGCGCGACGACCTGGAAGCGTTCTTGACCACCACGACGCAGGACACCTGGCTGTAG
- the hsaC gene encoding iron-dependent extradiol dioxygenase HsaC has translation MSIRSLGYLRIEATDMAAWRDYGLKVLGMVEGKGSTEGALYLRMDDFPARLVIVPGEQDRLIEAGWECANAAGLQEIRNRLDVEGTPYKEATAAELADRRVDEMIRFSDPSGNCLEVFHGAALEHRRVVSPYGHKFITAEQGLGHVVLTTRDDEETLHFYRDVLDFKLRDSMRLPPQVVGRPADGAPAWLRFLGCNPRHHSLAFMPGETPSGIVHLMIEVGEADDVGLCLDRALRRKVPMSATLGRHVNDLMLSFYMKTPSGFDVEFGCEGRQVDDHDWIARESTAISLWGHDFSVGFKG, from the coding sequence ATGAGCATTCGCTCTTTGGGCTATCTACGCATCGAGGCCACCGACATGGCGGCCTGGCGTGATTACGGGCTGAAGGTCCTCGGCATGGTCGAGGGTAAGGGAAGCACCGAAGGTGCGCTGTATCTGCGGATGGACGATTTCCCGGCCCGGCTGGTGATCGTGCCCGGTGAGCAGGACCGGCTCATCGAAGCCGGCTGGGAATGCGCGAATGCCGCTGGCCTGCAAGAGATCCGGAACCGGCTCGACGTCGAGGGCACCCCGTACAAGGAGGCCACCGCCGCCGAACTGGCCGATCGTCGGGTGGACGAGATGATCAGGTTCTCCGACCCGTCCGGCAACTGCCTGGAGGTCTTCCACGGCGCCGCCCTGGAGCACCGCCGCGTGGTCAGCCCGTACGGGCACAAATTCATCACCGCCGAGCAGGGCCTGGGGCACGTGGTGTTGACGACCCGCGACGACGAAGAGACGTTGCACTTCTACCGGGACGTGTTGGACTTCAAGCTGCGCGACTCCATGCGGCTACCGCCGCAGGTGGTCGGTCGCCCCGCCGACGGGGCGCCGGCGTGGCTGCGGTTCCTGGGGTGCAACCCGCGTCACCACAGCCTTGCCTTCATGCCCGGCGAAACCCCCAGCGGCATCGTGCACCTGATGATCGAGGTCGGGGAAGCCGACGACGTCGGGCTGTGTCTGGACCGGGCGCTGCGGCGCAAGGTGCCGATGTCGGCGACGCTGGGCCGCCACGTCAACGACCTGATGCTGTCCTTCTACATGAAGACGCCCAGCGGATTTGATGTCGAATTCGGTTGTGAGGGAAGACAAGTGGATGACCACGATTGGATCGCTCGGGAGAGCACCGCAATCAGCCTGTGGGGCCACGACTTCAGCGTCGGCTTCAAGGGATAA
- the hsaD gene encoding 4,5:9,10-diseco-3-hydroxy-5,9,17-trioxoandrosta-1(10),2-diene-4-oate hydrolase translates to MTATEELTFESTSRFADVDVDGPLKLHYHEAGVGNEQTIVLLHGGGPGAASWTNFSRNIPVLARQFHVLAVDQPGYGHSDKRAEHGQFNHYAARALKGLFDQLGLGRVPLVGNSLGGGTAVRFALDYPDRAGRLVLMGPGGVSVNLFAPDPTEGVKRLGKFSAEPTRENLEAFLRVMVYDQKLITPELVEQRFALASTPESLTATRAMGMSFAGADFELGMMWREVHRLRQPVLLVWGREDRVNPLDGALVALKTIPRAQLHVFGQCGHWAQVEKFDEFNKLTIDFLGGA, encoded by the coding sequence GTGACGGCAACCGAGGAATTGACGTTCGAGTCCACCTCGCGCTTCGCGGACGTGGACGTGGATGGGCCGCTGAAGCTGCACTACCACGAAGCGGGCGTCGGCAACGAGCAGACGATTGTGCTGCTGCACGGGGGCGGTCCGGGTGCGGCGAGCTGGACGAACTTCTCGCGCAATATTCCGGTGCTGGCCCGGCAATTCCATGTGCTGGCTGTCGATCAGCCCGGGTACGGCCATTCCGACAAGCGCGCCGAACACGGGCAGTTCAACCACTATGCCGCGCGGGCACTGAAAGGCCTCTTCGACCAGTTGGGCCTGGGACGTGTTCCGCTGGTGGGCAATTCGCTGGGCGGCGGCACCGCGGTTCGGTTCGCGCTCGACTACCCCGACCGGGCCGGGCGCCTGGTGTTGATGGGGCCCGGCGGGGTGAGCGTGAACCTGTTCGCGCCGGACCCGACCGAGGGCGTCAAGCGGTTGGGCAAGTTCTCTGCTGAGCCCACCCGGGAGAATCTCGAGGCGTTTCTGCGGGTGATGGTGTACGACCAGAAACTGATCACCCCCGAGTTGGTCGAGCAGCGTTTTGCGTTGGCCAGCACGCCGGAATCGCTGACGGCCACCCGCGCCATGGGAATGTCTTTCGCCGGAGCGGATTTCGAGCTCGGCATGATGTGGCGCGAGGTACATCGACTGCGGCAACCGGTGCTGCTGGTGTGGGGCCGCGAGGACCGGGTCAACCCGCTGGACGGCGCGTTGGTTGCGCTGAAGACCATTCCGCGTGCGCAACTACACGTTTTTGGGCAATGTGGACACTGGGCGCAGGTGGAGAAGTTCGACGAGTTCAACAAGCTCACCATCGATTTTTTGGGAGGTGCGTGA
- the hsaA gene encoding 3-hydroxy-9,10-secoandrosta-1,3,5(10)-triene-9,17-dione monooxygenase oxygenase subunit: protein MTSIQQRDAQSVLAGIDDLLPKIRERAQATEDLRRLPDETVAELDEVGFFTLLQPEQWGGLQCDPALFYEAVRRIASACGSTGWVSSIIGVHNWHLALFDQQAQEEVWGEDPKTRVSSSYAPMGAGVVTDGGYLVNGSWNWSSGCDHATWAFLGGPVIKDGRPVDFGSFLIPRSEYRIDDVWHVVGLRGTGSNTVVVKDVFVPRHRFLSYKAMNDGTAGGYQTNTAAVYKMPWGTMHPTTISAPIVGMAYGAYTAHVEHQGKRVRAAFAGEKAKDDPFAKVRIAEAASDIDAAWRQLSGNVADEFALLSAGKEIPFDLRTRARRDQVRATGRAIASIDRLFEASGATALGNDQPVQRFWRDAHAGRVHAANDPERAYQIFGNNEFGLPPGDTMV from the coding sequence GTGACGTCCATTCAACAGCGCGATGCGCAGTCGGTGTTGGCTGGGATCGACGATCTGCTCCCGAAGATCCGGGAGCGCGCTCAGGCGACAGAAGACCTGCGCAGGTTGCCCGATGAGACCGTTGCCGAGCTCGACGAGGTCGGCTTCTTCACACTGCTGCAGCCCGAGCAGTGGGGTGGCCTGCAATGCGACCCCGCGCTGTTCTACGAGGCGGTGCGGCGGATCGCCAGCGCGTGCGGTTCCACCGGCTGGGTGAGCTCGATCATCGGTGTGCACAACTGGCATCTGGCGTTGTTCGACCAGCAGGCTCAGGAGGAGGTCTGGGGCGAGGACCCCAAGACCCGGGTGTCGTCGTCGTATGCCCCGATGGGCGCGGGTGTGGTGACCGACGGAGGCTACCTGGTCAACGGATCCTGGAACTGGTCGTCCGGCTGTGATCACGCCACCTGGGCCTTCCTCGGCGGACCCGTCATCAAGGACGGCCGGCCCGTCGACTTCGGCAGCTTCCTGATCCCGCGCAGCGAGTACCGCATCGACGACGTGTGGCATGTCGTCGGCCTGCGCGGCACGGGCAGCAACACCGTCGTGGTCAAGGATGTCTTCGTGCCGCGGCACCGCTTCCTGTCCTACAAGGCCATGAACGACGGCACTGCGGGCGGGTACCAGACCAACACCGCGGCGGTCTACAAGATGCCTTGGGGCACAATGCATCCCACTACCATTTCGGCTCCGATCGTCGGGATGGCCTACGGTGCGTACACCGCACACGTCGAGCACCAGGGCAAGCGGGTGCGCGCTGCGTTCGCCGGGGAGAAGGCCAAGGACGACCCGTTCGCCAAGGTTCGCATCGCCGAGGCGGCCAGCGACATCGACGCCGCGTGGCGCCAGCTGAGCGGAAACGTCGCCGACGAGTTCGCGCTGCTGTCCGCGGGCAAGGAGATCCCGTTCGACCTGCGCACCCGCGCCCGGCGCGATCAGGTACGCGCCACCGGGCGTGCCATCGCGTCCATCGACCGGCTGTTCGAGGCGTCCGGTGCCACGGCGCTGGGCAATGACCAACCGGTGCAACGGTTCTGGCGCGACGCACATGCCGGTCGGGTGCACGCGGCCAACGATCCCGAGCGGGCCTACCAGATCTTCGGGAACAACGAGTTCGGGTTGCCGCCCGGCGACACCATGGTCTAA
- a CDS encoding ferredoxin--NADP reductase gives MTKADLDEPLGDHVLELQIAEVVDETDDARSLVFAVPDASGDPEIPPERLRYAPGQFLTLRVPSDRTGSVARCYSLCSSPFTDDALTVTVKRTADGYASNWLCDNAQQGMRIHVLAPSGNFVAKTLDQDFLLLAAGSGITPIMSICKSALSEGSGQVTLVYANRDEKSVIFADALRELAAKYPDRLTVLHWLESVQGLPSAAALAKLAAPFTDRHAFICGPGPFMDASRQALESLEVPAAQVHIEVFKSLDSDPFAAVTIEDTDEGDQPPATAVVELDGETHTVSWPRSAKLLDVLLAKGLDAPFSCREGHCGACACTLRSGKVNMEVNDVLEQQDLDEGLILACQSHPESDSVEVTYDE, from the coding sequence TTGACGAAGGCAGACCTGGACGAGCCGCTCGGCGACCACGTCCTTGAACTGCAGATCGCCGAGGTCGTCGACGAGACCGACGACGCTCGCTCGCTGGTGTTCGCGGTGCCCGACGCGTCGGGCGACCCGGAGATCCCACCGGAGCGGCTGCGCTACGCACCGGGCCAGTTCCTGACCCTGCGGGTGCCCAGCGACCGCACCGGTTCGGTGGCGCGCTGCTACTCGCTATGCAGTTCGCCGTTCACCGATGATGCGCTCACCGTCACGGTGAAACGCACCGCGGACGGATACGCGTCCAACTGGCTGTGCGACAACGCGCAGCAGGGTATGCGGATCCACGTGCTCGCCCCGTCGGGCAACTTCGTGGCCAAGACACTCGACCAGGACTTCCTGCTGCTGGCCGCGGGCAGCGGGATCACTCCGATCATGTCGATCTGCAAGTCCGCACTCTCCGAAGGCAGTGGGCAGGTCACGCTCGTCTACGCCAATCGCGACGAGAAGTCGGTGATCTTCGCCGACGCGCTGCGTGAGCTGGCCGCCAAGTATCCCGACCGGCTCACGGTGCTGCACTGGCTGGAATCGGTCCAGGGGCTGCCGAGCGCGGCGGCGCTGGCGAAGCTGGCCGCGCCGTTCACCGATCGGCACGCCTTCATCTGCGGGCCCGGCCCGTTCATGGACGCATCGCGCCAGGCTCTCGAATCGCTGGAAGTGCCTGCCGCACAGGTGCATATCGAGGTGTTCAAGTCGCTGGATTCCGATCCGTTCGCCGCGGTCACGATCGAGGACACCGACGAGGGTGACCAGCCGCCGGCCACTGCCGTCGTCGAGCTGGACGGCGAAACCCACACGGTGTCCTGGCCGCGCAGCGCCAAACTGCTCGACGTGTTACTCGCCAAAGGTCTGGATGCGCCGTTCTCCTGCCGGGAAGGCCACTGCGGGGCGTGTGCCTGCACGCTGCGCAGCGGCAAAGTCAACATGGAAGTCAACGACGTGCTCGAGCAGCAGGACCTCGATGAAGGGCTAATTCTGGCCTGTCAATCTCACCCGGAATCTGATTCGGTAGAAGTCACCTACGACGAATAG
- a CDS encoding endonuclease domain-containing protein yields MRAVFIGSEAIASAQVTRHELQRWYQPIYPKVYFAKGQQLSLRHRTEGAWLWSRRGAIVAGVAASALHGAQWVDADVPIELVWTNTRPPPGIVAREQLLADDEVTRVAGLPVTTVVRTAYDLSRYLPRGQAVARLDALMRATPFSTEDVLQLAERYPAARGIRRLRSVLHLVDGGGSSPKETWLRLLLIDAGVPAPTTQIPVVDGYRLLAMLDLGWRELGVAVEYDGDHHRSDRRQYVKDQWRLRKLAELGWIVIRVIAEDDPEDVVERVRRALLARGRPYQRTAGVPLAG; encoded by the coding sequence ATGCGGGCAGTGTTTATCGGCAGTGAAGCGATCGCAAGCGCACAGGTGACGCGCCACGAACTGCAACGTTGGTATCAGCCGATCTATCCGAAAGTGTATTTCGCAAAGGGGCAACAACTTTCGCTGCGGCACAGGACTGAAGGCGCATGGTTGTGGTCGCGGCGCGGGGCGATCGTGGCGGGCGTCGCGGCCTCGGCATTGCATGGAGCTCAGTGGGTTGACGCCGATGTCCCCATCGAGTTGGTTTGGACCAACACGCGGCCGCCGCCCGGCATAGTCGCGCGTGAGCAACTGCTCGCCGACGACGAAGTCACTCGCGTCGCGGGATTGCCGGTCACCACTGTCGTGCGGACGGCATACGACTTGAGCCGCTATCTGCCACGAGGGCAGGCGGTCGCGCGTCTCGACGCGCTGATGCGGGCGACGCCGTTCTCGACCGAGGATGTGCTGCAGCTTGCCGAGCGATACCCCGCTGCCCGCGGGATACGACGGCTACGGTCGGTATTGCACCTTGTCGACGGCGGTGGCTCCTCGCCGAAGGAGACGTGGTTGCGGCTCCTGCTGATCGATGCGGGCGTACCTGCCCCGACTACCCAAATACCGGTGGTCGATGGCTACCGCCTGCTGGCCATGCTCGATCTGGGCTGGCGGGAGTTGGGTGTGGCTGTCGAGTATGACGGCGACCACCACCGCAGCGATCGGCGTCAGTACGTCAAGGATCAGTGGCGCCTACGAAAGCTGGCAGAACTGGGCTGGATCGTCATCCGCGTGATCGCCGAGGACGACCCCGAGGATGTCGTCGAGCGCGTCAGGCGGGCACTGCTCGCTAGAGGCCGGCCATACCAGCGGACCGCCGGTGTCCCGTTGGCCGGGTAA